One segment of Sphingomonas qomolangmaensis DNA contains the following:
- a CDS encoding glycosyltransferase — MKRLRIAVVTPRYAISGVPLAQWRLAAALAARGHRVDLIIGRCDTDLRVPDAPGVAVHVLDRAQTRGMFAPLVRYLRRERPDAVFSAEDHLNTFVLLAAIVARSRVRISGSSRVTPFDTYSNRAFTKKWVLKQLARSVAWRADALTCVSRDMVAQYAEVFGTTRHACVYNIVDQPAARARATEPVEDGWFVDRSVPLVVAAGTLAPWKGFDDLIAAAAILRDRGRMVRLVILGEGSSRAALEAQVAAAGLADRVRLPGRVSNPLKYFANADVFALSSHVEGLPNVLVEAMLCGCTPVATDCPTGPREVLGGGRYGYLVPVADPQALADGIAAALDRPIAPDMLAQAVEPFEESAVIARHFALLKLDAS; from the coding sequence ATGAAGCGGCTGCGGATCGCGGTGGTCACGCCGCGCTATGCGATTTCGGGGGTGCCGCTGGCGCAGTGGCGGCTGGCGGCCGCGCTCGCCGCGCGTGGGCATCGGGTCGATCTGATCATCGGCCGCTGCGACACCGATCTTCGCGTTCCCGACGCACCGGGGGTCGCGGTCCACGTGCTCGACCGTGCGCAGACGCGCGGCATGTTCGCGCCGCTGGTGCGCTATCTCCGTCGCGAGCGCCCCGATGCGGTGTTTTCGGCCGAAGACCATCTCAACACCTTCGTGCTGCTCGCCGCGATCGTCGCGCGGTCGCGCGTCCGGATCAGCGGGTCGTCGCGGGTGACGCCGTTCGACACCTATTCGAACCGGGCGTTCACCAAGAAATGGGTGCTCAAGCAACTCGCGCGCAGCGTCGCGTGGCGCGCCGATGCGCTCACCTGCGTGTCGCGCGACATGGTTGCGCAATATGCCGAGGTGTTCGGCACCACGCGGCATGCCTGCGTGTACAATATCGTCGATCAGCCTGCGGCGCGCGCGCGCGCGACCGAGCCGGTCGAAGATGGGTGGTTCGTCGATCGCAGCGTGCCGCTGGTCGTCGCGGCGGGTACGTTGGCGCCGTGGAAAGGGTTTGACGACCTGATCGCCGCGGCGGCGATCCTGCGCGATCGCGGGCGGATGGTGCGGCTGGTGATCCTGGGCGAGGGGTCATCGCGCGCCGCGCTCGAGGCCCAGGTCGCGGCGGCGGGGCTGGCGGATCGCGTCCGGCTGCCGGGCCGCGTATCCAATCCGCTCAAATATTTCGCCAACGCCGACGTCTTTGCGCTGTCGTCGCATGTCGAGGGGCTCCCCAATGTGCTGGTCGAGGCGATGCTGTGCGGTTGCACCCCGGTCGCGACCGACTGCCCCACCGGGCCGCGCGAGGTGCTCGGCGGCGGGCGCTATGGCTATCTGGTGCCCGTCGCCGATCCGCAGGCGCTGGCCGACGGCATCGCCGCCGCGCTCGACCGCCCGATCGCGCCCGACATGCTGGCCCAAGCGGTCGAACCGTTCGAGGAATCGGCGGTGATCGCGCGCCACTTCGCGCTGCTCAAGCTCGATGCAAGCTGA
- a CDS encoding glycosyltransferase family 4 protein, which translates to MQADAMRVGLNATCFDDRPSGANQRFRHLYGALIRRNPAISFVIYEPADQRIADWFADAPNIIVRRTPMPSSGRWPRFRAGLGYWRRTLAADRLDLFETFTLPLVHAPCPTMLTIHDLRPLQRDRPLIERAVAPAIVSHALARADRIITVSQAMRAELLAFRPGTRVSVVYNGVSARAAALGALPPGMPSRFMLAVGHLEPRKNLELAIDAVAVLRDRGCARPLVIVGNDAGSLAALQARIARLALGALVWIVEHADDATVGALYAACHMVVVPSRYEGFGIAVIEAMAAGRPVVTSDTAVFREVSEGQGAYMPPDDAVAAAEVIERVWSDPIARERLIAYGAARIGDFAFDRLADQIAALYAERMAASPRRATAGAWNRS; encoded by the coding sequence ATGCAAGCTGACGCGATGCGCGTCGGGCTGAACGCGACCTGCTTCGACGATCGCCCGTCGGGGGCGAACCAGCGCTTCCGGCATTTGTACGGCGCGCTGATCCGGCGCAATCCGGCGATATCGTTCGTCATCTACGAACCCGCCGACCAGCGGATCGCCGACTGGTTCGCCGATGCGCCCAACATCATCGTGCGGCGAACGCCGATGCCGAGCAGCGGGCGATGGCCGCGCTTTCGCGCTGGGCTGGGCTATTGGCGGCGCACGCTGGCGGCCGACCGGCTCGACCTGTTCGAGACCTTCACGCTGCCGCTGGTGCACGCGCCATGCCCGACGATGCTGACGATCCACGACCTACGGCCGCTGCAGCGCGATCGGCCGCTAATCGAACGCGCGGTGGCGCCGGCGATCGTGTCGCATGCGCTGGCGCGCGCCGATCGGATCATTACGGTATCGCAGGCGATGCGCGCCGAGTTGCTGGCGTTCCGCCCGGGCACGCGGGTGTCGGTGGTCTATAACGGGGTGTCGGCGCGTGCCGCCGCTTTGGGTGCGCTGCCGCCGGGCATGCCTTCGCGCTTCATGCTTGCGGTCGGTCACCTCGAACCGCGCAAGAATCTCGAGCTCGCGATCGATGCGGTGGCGGTCCTGCGCGACCGCGGATGCGCCAGGCCCTTGGTGATCGTCGGCAACGATGCGGGCAGCCTGGCGGCGCTGCAGGCGCGGATCGCGCGGCTGGCGCTCGGGGCGCTGGTGTGGATCGTTGAGCATGCCGACGACGCGACGGTCGGCGCGCTCTATGCCGCATGCCACATGGTGGTCGTGCCCTCGCGCTACGAAGGCTTCGGCATCGCGGTGATCGAAGCAATGGCCGCCGGACGGCCGGTGGTGACCAGCGATACCGCGGTCTTCCGCGAGGTCAGTGAGGGGCAGGGGGCGTATATGCCACCCGACGACGCGGTCGCCGCCGCCGAGGTGATCGAGCGTGTCTGGTCCGATCCGATCGCGCGGGAGCGGCTGATTGCCTATGGCGCGGCGCGGATCGGCGATTTCGCGTTCGATCGCCTCGCCGATCAAATTGCGGCGCTCTATGCCGAGAGGATGGCGGCGAGCCCGCGGCGCGCGACCGCGGGGGCGTGGAACCGTTCGTAG
- a CDS encoding glycosyltransferase, with the protein MRIAGPLLYVTPTDHAVAPGGRAKLSRLHQMQLRDLLGDDFHRFVLPARRSRPAKALLHGHINGIDRDSIAALTDAIERERINRVFLDGSNLGAAAQAIKRRHPGVRIITFCHNVEARFFLGALRARPTPRALAILAANARAEHAAMRSSDTVVCLSERDSRLLQRLYRRGADAIVPMVMEDIPRADTPPRPVAEPYLLFVGGSFYANRDAVRWYADTISPALPIATMVVGHGMDQVAPAPNLTMVGAVDDIAPWYAHALAVVAPVRDGSGMKTKVAEALMFGKQVIGTAEAFSGYDRTVVAANRQCDEPASFRRAIDAICADPPPAFDRAIRLLYERFHAPAVARRGLAAILSA; encoded by the coding sequence ATGCGCATTGCCGGCCCGCTATTATATGTGACGCCGACCGATCATGCCGTCGCGCCTGGCGGTCGTGCGAAACTCTCGCGGCTGCATCAAATGCAGCTGCGCGATCTGCTGGGCGACGACTTCCATCGCTTCGTGCTACCCGCCCGGCGTTCGCGCCCAGCCAAGGCGTTGTTGCACGGCCATATCAACGGCATCGATCGCGACAGCATCGCGGCGCTGACCGATGCGATCGAGCGCGAGCGCATCAACCGGGTGTTTCTCGACGGGTCGAACCTCGGTGCCGCCGCGCAGGCGATCAAGCGGCGCCATCCCGGCGTCCGCATCATCACCTTCTGCCACAATGTCGAGGCGCGCTTCTTCCTGGGGGCGTTGCGCGCGCGCCCGACGCCGCGCGCGCTGGCGATATTGGCCGCCAATGCGCGCGCCGAACATGCCGCGATGCGATCGAGCGACACGGTCGTTTGCCTCAGCGAGCGCGACAGCAGGCTGCTGCAGCGGCTGTACCGGCGCGGCGCCGACGCGATCGTGCCGATGGTGATGGAAGACATTCCTCGCGCCGATACGCCGCCAAGGCCCGTTGCCGAACCCTATCTGCTGTTCGTCGGCGGCAGCTTCTACGCGAACCGCGACGCGGTGCGCTGGTATGCCGATACGATCTCCCCCGCGCTGCCGATCGCCACGATGGTGGTCGGCCACGGCATGGACCAGGTCGCACCCGCCCCAAATTTGACGATGGTCGGCGCAGTCGACGATATCGCCCCTTGGTACGCGCATGCGCTAGCGGTGGTCGCGCCGGTCCGCGACGGTTCAGGGATGAAGACCAAGGTCGCCGAGGCGCTGATGTTCGGCAAGCAGGTGATCGGCACGGCCGAGGCGTTTTCGGGCTATGATCGAACAGTGGTGGCGGCCAACCGGCAATGCGATGAACCGGCCAGCTTCCGCCGCGCCATCGACGCCATCTGCGCCGATCCGCCGCCGGCGTTCGATCGGGCGATCCGGCTGCTCTACGAACGGTTCCACGCCCCCGCGGTCGCGCGCCGCGGGCTCGCCGCCATCCTCTCGGCATAG
- a CDS encoding glycosyltransferase family 2 protein: protein MAANLPSFSVVIPLYNKRDHIVRTLASVLDQTLPPTEVIVVDDGSDDGGADRIAAIGDPRINLIRQANAGEGAARNAGAARACGDWIALIDADDGWRRDHLATLAEVIAAYPDVDLIGAASLATYLGDLDQMLQQPSGAGSIARLDFFRDHDGSVFNASSVAIRRTAFAATSGFGSYRVGADTEFWIRFALDHKMAVSTRQSSIYLRGNGGVMERVACDARGRDRPLPESPVFATLERALASPRYRELHAPIRAYADRTRLNYARGRLYIGRGVEARAILRDVHQPARVERLVYQLLSYLPAPALRAGSRGFSTVKRLL, encoded by the coding sequence ATGGCTGCGAATCTTCCCAGCTTCTCGGTGGTCATTCCGCTGTACAACAAGCGCGATCATATCGTGCGGACCTTGGCGTCGGTGCTCGACCAGACCCTTCCCCCGACCGAGGTGATCGTCGTCGACGACGGATCGGACGACGGTGGCGCCGATCGTATCGCGGCGATCGGCGATCCGCGGATAAACCTGATCCGCCAGGCCAATGCCGGCGAGGGTGCGGCGCGTAACGCGGGCGCGGCGCGCGCGTGCGGCGACTGGATCGCGTTGATCGACGCCGACGACGGGTGGCGCCGCGACCATCTGGCGACGCTTGCCGAGGTGATCGCGGCCTATCCAGACGTCGACCTGATCGGTGCGGCCTCGCTCGCGACGTATCTTGGCGACCTCGACCAGATGTTGCAGCAGCCGAGCGGTGCCGGATCGATCGCCCGGCTGGACTTTTTTCGCGACCATGATGGCAGCGTCTTCAACGCATCGAGCGTCGCGATCCGACGCACCGCGTTCGCCGCCACATCGGGGTTCGGCAGCTACCGGGTAGGTGCCGACACCGAGTTCTGGATCCGCTTCGCGCTCGATCACAAGATGGCGGTGAGCACGCGGCAAAGCTCGATCTATCTGCGCGGCAACGGCGGGGTCATGGAGCGGGTCGCCTGCGACGCCAGAGGCCGCGACCGGCCGCTGCCCGAATCGCCGGTTTTCGCGACGCTCGAGCGCGCACTGGCTTCGCCGCGGTATCGCGAGCTGCATGCGCCTATTCGCGCTTATGCCGATCGGACGCGGCTCAATTATGCGCGCGGACGGCTGTATATCGGGCGCGGTGTCGAAGCGCGCGCGATCCTTCGCGACGTCCACCAGCCGGCGCGGGTCGAACGGTTGGTGTACCAGCTGTTGTCCTATCTTCCCGCCCCGGCGCTTCGTGCGGGTTCGCGCGGCTTTTCCACGGTCAAGCGCCTGCTCTAG
- a CDS encoding acyltransferase family protein has product MPDGRRRDLQALRGWAVTIVILFHAGLGVLPSGYLGVDMFFVLSGYLITGIILRDRAAGKFRFGQFYLRRARRLLPAAYAMLALTIVAAMLLLTRSFYARFLDQLAGALTMSINMVLWRQINYFHDSAIFEPLLHMWSLAVEEQFYLLMPALLVMLPPRRWTAVLAVATAVSLIAYLVAYPRAPAAAFYLLPLRAWELGLGAVAATSYAERARVRDWATRLRPLALLALLALPLAPTVAALVPWLTLFACISAVAFIVAEPWEVRALTPWAAIGDRSYSLYLAHWPLFAFANIVWLGMPLPPLLIGALLLATATLGWASYRWIERPGQVMPLALRRISGLAAAGAGGLALLGAIGAQMVAGRGQPFDTSGVTGLPLAGCEGTATRFDGRCSQSPQPRILLWGDSFSQHLVPAITASTRHPIAQASLGGCAPLLGIAPVDRLASRRIAAACIGFNDSVLAYLARTPSIELVVLSGRYLRYITPDTRGLLSAGDNIVASTPGRIVAAQARTSAAIRAIGRRVVVVSGPPQARFDVGQCWERKLAGLPHAGARADCAITPASAHVLTQPTARLLDAFAHTADTPVLRIDRAMCANRICPTAWNNVPLYRDNDHLGEAGSRLVGRRLGLGERLWAMAR; this is encoded by the coding sequence ATGCCCGACGGCAGGCGTCGCGACCTGCAGGCGCTGCGCGGATGGGCGGTGACGATCGTGATCCTGTTCCATGCCGGGCTCGGGGTGCTGCCCTCGGGCTATCTCGGCGTCGACATGTTCTTCGTGCTGTCGGGCTATCTGATCACCGGGATCATCCTGCGCGACCGAGCCGCGGGGAAGTTTCGCTTCGGCCAATTCTACCTGCGCCGCGCGCGCCGGCTGTTGCCTGCGGCCTATGCGATGCTGGCGCTGACGATCGTCGCGGCGATGCTGCTGCTGACGCGCAGCTTCTATGCGCGCTTCCTCGATCAGCTGGCGGGCGCGCTGACGATGTCGATCAACATGGTCCTGTGGCGGCAGATCAATTATTTCCACGACTCGGCGATCTTCGAGCCGCTGCTGCACATGTGGTCGCTAGCGGTCGAGGAGCAATTCTATCTGCTCATGCCCGCGCTGCTGGTGATGTTACCACCGCGGCGATGGACGGCGGTGCTCGCGGTGGCGACGGCGGTCAGCTTGATCGCCTATCTCGTCGCTTATCCGCGCGCGCCCGCTGCCGCCTTCTACCTGCTGCCGTTGCGCGCATGGGAGCTCGGCTTGGGGGCGGTCGCGGCAACCTCCTATGCCGAGCGCGCGCGCGTCCGCGACTGGGCAACCCGGCTTCGCCCGCTCGCGCTGCTGGCGCTGCTGGCGCTGCCGCTCGCTCCCACGGTCGCCGCGCTGGTTCCCTGGTTGACCCTGTTCGCATGCATCAGCGCGGTGGCGTTCATCGTCGCCGAACCCTGGGAAGTCCGCGCGCTGACCCCATGGGCAGCGATCGGCGATCGATCCTATTCGCTGTACCTCGCGCATTGGCCGCTATTCGCTTTCGCCAACATCGTGTGGCTCGGGATGCCCTTGCCGCCATTGCTGATCGGCGCCCTGCTGCTGGCGACAGCCACGCTGGGATGGGCATCCTATCGCTGGATCGAGCGGCCGGGGCAGGTGATGCCGCTTGCCCTGAGGCGGATCTCGGGGCTGGCAGCGGCAGGCGCGGGTGGCCTGGCGCTGCTGGGGGCGATCGGCGCACAGATGGTGGCGGGGCGCGGCCAGCCCTTCGACACAAGCGGCGTCACCGGGCTGCCGCTCGCCGGATGCGAGGGCACCGCCACCCGCTTCGACGGCCGCTGCAGCCAATCGCCGCAGCCCAGGATCCTGCTATGGGGAGATTCCTTCTCGCAGCACCTCGTGCCCGCGATCACCGCCTCGACCCGACACCCGATCGCGCAGGCAAGCCTTGGCGGATGCGCGCCTTTGCTCGGCATCGCGCCGGTGGACCGGCTGGCGAGCCGCCGGATCGCCGCGGCGTGCATCGGCTTCAACGACAGCGTGCTGGCGTATCTCGCGCGAACCCCCAGCATCGAATTGGTGGTGCTGTCGGGTCGGTATCTTCGCTATATCACGCCCGATACGCGCGGGCTGTTGTCCGCCGGCGACAACATCGTCGCGAGCACGCCCGGTCGGATCGTCGCGGCGCAAGCGCGAACCAGCGCAGCGATCCGCGCGATCGGCCGCCGCGTGGTCGTGGTCTCGGGACCGCCACAAGCGCGCTTCGATGTCGGCCAATGCTGGGAGCGCAAGCTGGCAGGGCTGCCGCACGCGGGTGCCCGCGCCGATTGCGCCATCACTCCTGCCAGCGCGCATGTGCTGACGCAGCCGACCGCACGGCTGCTCGACGCATTCGCGCACACCGCGGACACGCCGGTGCTGCGGATCGACCGCGCGATGTGCGCCAACCGCATCTGCCCCACCGCCTGGAACAACGTGCCGCTGTACCGCGACAACGACCATCTCGGCGAAGCCGGGTCGCGCTTGGTGGGCCGCCGGCTCGGGCTGGGCGAGCGGCTATGGGCGATGGCGCGCTAG
- a CDS encoding ABC transporter ATP-binding protein codes for MTPTNQNSAPGPWRSARKLYVALPQNRRRQAALTIVLMIVGAFAELATIGAVLPFLAIVTGGSQGRYGGAVAIVDSLAATTGLGTLGFSALLLVAIAILSGAVRLALVRTSQSFVFSVAHDLATQIYDRTLHQPYSYHVMRNSSQTISGIEKVQYVLGNVLLPAMLGTTAAVVGLFILAALIAIDPATSLVACLCFVILYAIVSLATRKRLYRNADIIGDALQERVQTLQEGMGGIRDVLLDRTQPIFVAKFARVDHAFRRAQAANQFIAAAPRYVVEAGGVVLIAVLTLYVSTQPGGIVAALPMLGALALGAQRLLPLVQQVYFSWSQIHGNRRAIEDVARLLDIPPPVPEAAIPVPPLAIALEFDRVTYRYPSGDRPAIDSLSLTIPRGARIGLVGKSGGGKSTLADLLMGLLDPTTGCLRVDGRVLDAAAKPSWQAQIAHVPQAIYLADSSIAANIAFGRDAEAIDMARVRTAAQGADLHDFIAGLPDGYQSRVGERGIRLSGGQRQRIGIARALYKQATILILDEATSALDDETERAVMAAIDRLSRDLTIVSIAHRVSTLRGCDLVVRIEGGRIVAQGPYAHIVTAAAAAG; via the coding sequence GTGACCCCCACGAACCAGAATAGCGCCCCCGGCCCCTGGCGATCGGCGCGCAAGCTCTACGTTGCCCTGCCGCAGAACCGTCGACGCCAGGCCGCGCTGACGATCGTCCTCATGATCGTCGGCGCCTTTGCCGAACTCGCGACGATCGGTGCAGTGCTGCCCTTCCTCGCGATCGTAACCGGGGGGTCGCAGGGCCGCTATGGCGGCGCGGTCGCGATCGTCGATTCGCTCGCGGCAACCACGGGCCTCGGCACACTGGGCTTTTCGGCGCTGCTGCTGGTGGCGATCGCGATCCTGTCGGGCGCGGTGCGGCTCGCGCTGGTCCGCACCAGCCAGAGTTTCGTCTTCTCGGTCGCGCATGACCTGGCGACGCAGATCTACGACCGCACGCTGCACCAGCCCTATAGCTACCATGTCATGCGCAATAGCAGCCAGACGATCTCGGGGATCGAGAAGGTGCAATATGTCCTCGGCAACGTGCTGCTCCCCGCGATGCTCGGCACCACCGCGGCGGTGGTCGGGCTGTTCATCCTCGCCGCGCTGATCGCGATCGACCCGGCGACCTCGCTGGTCGCGTGCCTTTGCTTCGTCATACTCTACGCTATCGTCAGCCTGGCCACCCGCAAGCGGCTGTACCGCAATGCCGACATCATCGGCGATGCGCTGCAGGAGCGCGTCCAGACGCTGCAGGAGGGGATGGGCGGCATCCGCGACGTCCTGCTCGATCGAACGCAGCCGATCTTCGTCGCCAAATTCGCGCGCGTCGATCATGCCTTTCGCCGCGCGCAGGCTGCCAACCAGTTCATCGCCGCCGCGCCGCGCTATGTGGTCGAGGCGGGCGGCGTCGTGCTCATCGCGGTGCTGACGCTCTATGTCAGCACCCAACCCGGCGGGATCGTCGCGGCACTGCCGATGCTCGGCGCGCTGGCGCTCGGCGCGCAGCGACTGCTGCCCCTGGTCCAGCAGGTCTATTTCAGCTGGTCGCAGATCCACGGCAACCGCCGCGCGATCGAGGATGTCGCGCGGCTGCTCGACATCCCGCCCCCCGTGCCCGAAGCCGCGATCCCCGTCCCGCCGCTCGCCATCGCGCTTGAGTTCGATCGCGTCACCTATCGCTATCCCTCGGGCGACCGCCCCGCGATCGACTCGCTGTCGCTGACGATCCCCAGAGGCGCGCGGATCGGGCTGGTCGGCAAATCGGGGGGCGGCAAGAGCACGCTCGCCGATCTTTTGATGGGGCTGCTCGATCCGACCACGGGGTGCCTGCGCGTCGATGGCCGCGTGCTCGACGCCGCCGCCAAGCCGTCGTGGCAGGCACAGATCGCGCATGTACCGCAAGCGATCTACCTCGCCGACAGCAGCATCGCCGCCAACATCGCCTTCGGGCGCGACGCCGAGGCGATCGACATGGCGCGCGTCCGCACCGCTGCCCAAGGCGCCGACCTGCATGATTTCATCGCCGGGCTCCCCGACGGCTACCAATCCCGCGTCGGCGAACGCGGCATCCGGCTGTCGGGCGGGCAGCGCCAGCGGATCGGCATCGCCCGCGCGCTGTACAAGCAGGCGACGATCCTGATCCTCGACGAAGCCACCAGCGCGCTCGACGACGAAACCGAACGCGCGGTGATGGCCGCGATCGACCGGTTGTCGCGCGACCTGACGATCGTCTCGATCGCCCACCGAGTATCGACGCTGCGCGGGTGTGACCTGGTGGTGCGGATCGAGGGCGGCCGGATCGTCGCGCAGGGGCCCTATGCGCACATCGTGACCGCCGCCGCCGCTGCCGGGTGA